In Elaeis guineensis isolate ETL-2024a chromosome 1, EG11, whole genome shotgun sequence, a genomic segment contains:
- the LOC105061364 gene encoding protein ETHYLENE-INSENSITIVE 3-like 1a, with protein sequence MMGGLLMDSMIFSGSQNNYVPSVNEKNISFGALLNQPVVGDAILGEGDLVDPPSENFAEAGEEESDDDIDIEELERRMWRDRMRLKRLKEQQQNKNKEQGADSAKQRQSQEQARRKKMSRAQDGILKYMLKMMEVCKAQGFVYGIIPEKGKPVSGASDNLRGWWKEKVRFDRNGPAAIAKYQAENSIPGANNELNPGTASPHSLQELQDTTLGSLLSALMQHCDPPQRRFPLEKGVAPPWWPTGKEEWWPELGIPKDQGPPPYKKPHDLKKAWKVSVLTAVIKHMSPDIEKIRRLVRQSKCLQDKMTAKESATWLAVVKQEEELYIKLHPDARPPPSSGSGVTGAISFNSSSSEYDVEGVDDGKGEEVGNQKVAVDGNAFNLITAAGNENFVVSGPLKEETDVEFIQKRAAVEPEMMPNQRVFTCDNMQCMHNDVRFGFTDRNSRNTHQYLCKNQQSLSQGISATTGGMQMNENKPPVFFVPLNAQPNPTGLGSSVNPINISDLGIPADGQKTINELMSFYENTINPNKNQGGMTMLDGQNSLQQKLQMEDNFFGQGTGMGGNVFEEVGNLMQQQQFYGREDMMPVEQQLGNQPADMGADINFGSGFNMSTMGYTDPLQKGMGELVQKPEYPSWFF encoded by the coding sequence ATGATGGGTGGGCTGTTAATGGACAGTATGATCTTCTCTGGTAGCCAGAATAACTATGTGCCGTCTgttaatgagaagaatatcagtTTTGGTGCCCTCCTTAATCAGCCTGTTGTTGGTGATGCCATTTTAGGCGAGGGAGATCTAGTGGACCCTCCCTCTGAAAACTTTGCTGAGGCTGGAGAAGAGGAGAGTGACGATGACATTGACATAGAGGAACTGGAGCGGCGTATGTGGAGGGATCGGATGCGGCTTAAGCGTTTGAAAGAACAGCAACAGAACAAGAACAAGGAACAAGGGGCTGACTCGGCTAAGCAGCGCCAGTCCCAGGAGCAGGCTCGGCGGAAGAAGATGTCTCGTGCCCAGGATGGGATCCTGAAGTACATGCTGAAAATGATGGAGGTCTGCAAGGCCCAAGGCTTTGTCTATGGGATCATTCCAGAGAAAGGCAAGCCTGTGAGCGGTGCATCCGATAACTTAAGAGGCTGGTGGAAGGAAAAGGTCCGGTTTGATCGCAACGGGCCTGCTGCAATCGCCAAGTACCAGGCCGAAAACTCCATTCCGGGTGCTAATAATGAATTGAACCCTGGGACTGCAAGCCCTCATTCATTGCAGGAGCTTCAGGATACAACACTGGGCTCTCTCCTTTCAGCACTCATGCAGCACTGCGATCCACCGCAGCGAAGGTTCCCCCTGGAGAAAGGAGTCGCACCGCCATGGTGGCCGACTGGGAAAGAGGAGTGGTGGCCTGAGTTGGGCATCCCTAAAGATCAAGGTCCACCACCATACAAGAAACCCCATGATCTTAAGAAAGCATGGAAAGTTAGTGTTCTGACTGCTGTCATCAAGCACATGTCGCCCGATATCGAAAAGATTCGCAGGCTGGTGAGACAGTCCAAGTGCCTTCAAGACAAGATGACTGCCAAAGAGAGTGCCACGTGGCTGGCAGTTGTCAAACAGGAGGAGGAGTTATACATAAAGCTCCACCCAGATGCGCGTCCCCCTCCATCATCAGGAAGCGGTGTCACAGGGGCCATCTCCTTTAACAGCAGCTCCAGCGAGTATGAtgttgaaggtgttgatgatggcAAGGGCGAGGAGGTGGGGAACCAGAAGGTTGCTGTTGATGGTAATGCTTTCAACCTGATTACTGCTGCAGGGAATGAGAACTTTGTGGTATCCGGACCATTGAAAGAAGAGACCGATGTAGAATTCATCCAGAAGAGAGCTGCTGTTGAGCCTGAAATGATGCCGAACCAGCGTGTTTTTACCTGCGATAACATGCAGTGCATGCATAATGATGTCCGTTTCGGATTTACAGACAGGAATTCGAGAAACACTCACCAGTACCTCTGCAAAAATCAGCAGAGTCTTTCTCAAGGTATCTCAGCAACCACTGGTGGCATGCAGATGAACGAGAACAAACCCCCAGTTTTCTTTGTGCCCTTAAATGCCCAGCCAAATCCCACTGGTCTTGGATCAAGTGTCAATCCTATCAACATCTCCGATCTGGGTATTCCTGCTGATGGGCAAAAAACGATCAATGAACTGATGAGCTTCTATGAGAACACCATCAATCCTAACAAGAACCAGGGAGGCATGACTATGTTGGATGGGCAGAATTCTCTTCAGCAGAAGCTTCAAATGGAGGATAACTTCTTTGGACAGGGGACTGGAATGGGTGGCAATGTTTTTGAAGAGGTTGGCAActtaatgcagcagcagcagttcTATGGCCGCGAAGACATGATGCCGGTTGAACAGCAACTTGGGAACCAGCCTGCTGATATGGGCGCTGACATCAATTTCGGCTCTGGTTTCAACATGTCAACCATGGGCTACACTGATCCATTGCAGAAAGGGATGGGAGAGTTGGTGCAGAAGCCCGAGTATCCGAGCTGGTTTTTCTGA